In the genome of Candidatus Cloacimonadota bacterium, the window GTTGCAAAACCGTCCACCAGTAAACCAACCTCATCATTGACCGATAAGTTCATCGGTCCTCTGATAGTATCACAACCTCGCGCTTTAAGCCACTCCGAGGCAACTCTAAACAGTTCATTGCTTACTGTCTGATCATTTATACATTCGAAAAACCCGAAAAATCCTACCTTGTCCTGATGAAAAACATTGTGTTGTTTATTAGTATGAGCTGTTATCCTGCCTACGATCTTGCCATCTCGTTCTGCTAAGAACAGACATACTTCCGAATGGTCATAATAAGGGTTCTTTGTTGGATTGAAAAACTTCATCTGGTCACCTATCAAAGGTGGTACCCAACAAGAATCTCTCTCATAGAGTGAAAAGGGAAATAAAATGAACCGCTTGATATCCCTCTTCTTCTTGATCGGTCTGACTTTCAGTTCGCTCATATCTCACCCAGTCTTTTCGATACAAAAAAATTCATGATCCCCATCAAGATGGCGAATAAGATCAGTCGCGAAAAAAATTCACGATATGTGCCCGGAAACAGATAACTCACAAATGGTGGTAACAGCACTATCATATATTGCGCAAAGCGGATCTGTTTAAACAATGAAATTGCAAGTATGGCAATGACAACTACGATCAACATCGGTTTAAATACAAAAAAAGAAGCAAAACCGATATAGCTGAACAGACCTCTCCCCCCTTTGAAACGGTTAGTTATCGGGAAACAGTGTCCAACGATCATAGCAAATCCATAAACCATGAGAAGTGTACT includes:
- a CDS encoding glycerol-3-phosphate acyltransferase; protein product: MLSHYIVIGLLIIVSYAIGCFSTARLIARHFKQLNIYKVGTGHPDTENIYQNVSKLLGLMVGAVDVGKIYLYLLILQAIFTRLQPEVVEHSTLLMVYGFAMIVGHCFPITNRFKGGRGLFSYIGFASFFVFKPMLIVVVIAILAISLFKQIRFAQYMIVLLPPFVSYLFPGTYREFFSRLILFAILMGIMNFFVSKRLGEI